In Felis catus isolate Fca126 chromosome B1, F.catus_Fca126_mat1.0, whole genome shotgun sequence, the sequence GGGGAGAGCCCCAGTGCCCCAGGGACCAGGGGTCCAGCTCCAGGCACTCAGTGTGTGGGGGGCGGTCAGCAGCAATGCTGACGTGCCCCCCGAGAGGTGGCGGAGGTCATGGAGGGGGCTTGCAGTTGGACACCCTGCttctgaagacaaaaaaaatcatggcAGTTGGGGGTTCCTGAGCGAGGAAGGCCCATGTAGGAAGTCAGACCGAGCTGATCGTTTTAAATTCCTTCCGtagcattaattttcttttttccactttggCGAGAAGAtcaaagagagaaatgggggtgaggaggaaggggagtgaGGTTTGCTGCTTCCTTTTCTCAAGGCCCAGGACAGCGTTGCCCCAACAGCAGATCGAGAGGGGCTTGGGTGTCCACCAGGGGGGTGCCTTGAACAGGATGTCCATGGGCTGCGTGGAGAGATTCACGGGGTGTGGGGGTACCAGAGAGAGGCCCTCCAGGAAGAAAGCAGAGTCTCAAGGGGCAGGATGGAGctgatgcccctcccccatgtttgCAGTACTCCCATGGCGGAGGATAAAGCTGTCATCTGAGGCACATTCagtgcctcctccttctctctctctctctctctctcaacacccAGGATGGCATCGCAAACAGGACAATTACTTCCATCAGACAAACAGCAGGAGAAGCAAATGACCTGCTGTGTTACACAGGAAGTAATCACAGCCATGGTGCTTCGGCCTGGCCCCTCAGACCCCGGAATGCAGGCTCTTTCTACCGTCCCCCCTACTTTGATCACGGCTGAGTCCATGGCACAAACACTCCCATGTTCGGCATGGGGGACTTGTGTGGCTCATGCAAACGAGCAAAGTGCCTCCTGCACTCCTGCTGTGCAGTGGGGCctggcttttgtttccttccccgcCCCAGGCTGTGAACTCCAGAAagatccatccacctgtccatcatCGACTCGCCTATGTATCCTTCTtccctcattcctccctccctccctccctccctccctccctccctccttccacccatccatccgtcctTTCCCCCTACAAGAGGCCGTTGAACCTGGGACAGCCAGGTGCTATGTACTGTGTGATCCCGCCTGGGCATCGCAACAATGTAACCTTATAACAAGTGGCGCTTCCGGCTCACAATATCTTGAAACGCCTGCTTCTCTTGGAGCTGATTTTAAACACGGAGGGAAGGATTGGTGTGCAGACAGGAGGAGCTGCCCCCCTCCGCTACTGTGTGGGACGAGAACCGACGTCAAAGCAGAAACAGCCTTGGAAAGTGCGGGGTCCTCAGCGACGGGCCCTGCTTGCCAGGCGGCCTTCAGCGGGGGGCCGGGGTGGCAGCAGGCAGGGCATTTGTGCCGTCTTCAGCCACTGAATCGTTTACAAGTTTTCGAGGTGGAGACGGGACAGAAGCCTCCAGCAGACACAGGCCGTTTCGGAGGTTTCCTGGTGCCGTGGTTCAcccagaaatttatttcaaaagtcATTGCTCACCAGTGGCGATCGTGGCATGTTGAAACCAGACCCTGGTGAGGTTGTCTCCCTCCAGCACCCAGGCCGTTTGGAAGGGAGGTGCGGGGCCTGCCGGGGTTAGGAGGCCATGGCAGGCGTGTC encodes:
- the LOC109499301 gene encoding uncharacterized protein LOC109499301, whose translation is MASQTGQLLPSDKQQEKQMTCCVTQEVITAMVLRPGPSDPGMQALSTVPPTLITAESMAQTLPCSAWGTCVAHANEQSASCTPAVQWGLAFVSFPAPGCELQKDPSTCPSSTRLCILLPSFLPPSLPPSLPPSFHPSIRPFPLQEAVEPGTARCYVLCDPAWASQQCNLITSGASGSQYLETPASLGADFKHGGKDWCADRRSCPPPLLCGTRTDVKAETALESAGSSATGPACQAAFSGGPGWQQAGHLCRLQPLNRLQVFEVETGQKPPADTGRFGGFLVPWFTQKFISKVIAHQWRSWHVETRPW